A single window of Paenibacillus sp. SYP-B4298 DNA harbors:
- a CDS encoding alpha/beta hydrolase has translation MNTVLMVALGVLLAALAAVAGLSVYFYNKAVARADKSFLQGDPGLRLNPNMKIDLQANRDWWAQQTCSIWSLTSDDGLQLKAYYLPAPSPTKATVILAHGYGGEAGMMCGLARLYHERLGMNVLLPDARGHGRSEGSYIGFGWKERLDYTGWIAQVIEQLGEEATIVLHGVSMGAATVMMTSGEMLPQQVTCIVEDCGYTSVEDELAYQLKRMYHLPSFPLIAATSLLTRLRAGYSFRKASALEQLHHNTRPMLFIHGEQDQFVPTSMVYRLYDACRAPKRLVVVPNAGHGESYLVDPDKYTQELIAFLSQYGNRDRPGRLERV, from the coding sequence ATGAATACCGTGCTGATGGTTGCGCTGGGTGTGCTGCTGGCAGCTTTGGCTGCTGTAGCGGGACTGAGCGTTTATTTCTATAACAAAGCGGTTGCGCGTGCTGACAAGAGCTTTCTCCAGGGTGATCCAGGCTTGCGGCTCAACCCGAATATGAAGATTGATCTTCAGGCCAACCGGGACTGGTGGGCGCAGCAGACATGTTCCATCTGGAGCCTCACCTCCGATGACGGGCTGCAGCTCAAGGCTTACTATCTGCCTGCCCCTTCGCCAACGAAGGCGACGGTTATTCTGGCGCATGGCTATGGGGGAGAGGCCGGCATGATGTGCGGTCTCGCGCGGCTATACCATGAGAGGCTGGGCATGAATGTGCTCTTGCCCGATGCCAGAGGCCATGGGAGAAGTGAAGGAAGCTACATCGGGTTCGGATGGAAGGAGCGGCTAGATTACACGGGCTGGATCGCTCAGGTCATCGAGCAGCTTGGAGAAGAAGCGACCATTGTGCTGCACGGTGTCTCGATGGGCGCTGCGACGGTGATGATGACAAGCGGTGAGATGCTGCCGCAGCAGGTGACCTGTATCGTTGAAGACTGCGGCTACACCTCGGTAGAGGATGAGCTGGCCTATCAGTTGAAGCGGATGTATCATCTGCCGTCATTTCCGCTGATAGCAGCAACGAGTCTTCTCACTCGTCTGCGGGCAGGCTATTCCTTCCGCAAGGCGTCCGCGCTGGAGCAGCTTCATCACAATACACGGCCGATGCTCTTCATCCATGGCGAGCAGGATCAGTTCGTGCCAACCTCGATGGTCTATCGGCTCTATGATGCCTGCCGGGCGCCGAAGCGGCTCGTTGTTGTCCCGAATGCCGGGCATGGCGAATCCTATCTGGTGGACCCGGACAAGTATACGCAAGAGCTGATCGCCTTCTTGTCGCAGTACGGCAATAGAGACAGGCCAGGCAGGCTGGAGAGAGTGTGA